In Brachionichthys hirsutus isolate HB-005 chromosome 5, CSIRO-AGI_Bhir_v1, whole genome shotgun sequence, a single genomic region encodes these proteins:
- the parp12a gene encoding protein mono-ADP-ribosyltransferase PARP12 encodes MVSLVSRHIIKILCDNQGSLDFRNLDEELSRRITVEETLRRRSFLDKGTIAIQEGSEAALPGKTIKPDSLIVAKTSLRLCQIKGCQRCDKLHLCRYFICGGCTFGERCKNAHSLNSLHNAEVLSRYDLQYFTEKELFQLLLQNDPYILPEICMHYNKGDGLHGLCKFKTICTKLHVCQHYLQGNCSFGSSCKRTHHFDGQGMKIFQGFSQENIENLSKSYRNKLIIMAQQETQATCEAGPPTQVFSCRNPGLLKGDADRNEICLYFIRKSCGYREKCAFVHWYLPYRWQVLSPDSVTWIDLPNMEDIEMAYCDPQQDVQSSASTVPSVNFITMTHGALPVRRLSTPSSAVKPDHLIFTTKWRWYWKGDSGAWLIFAQTTDDPSALVTSEILENMYLTDRNAEFNVGTGDQQHIFHFTDAPGAQMYQWNVKSNTKREIRRRPCFVSAPHVESMLKSTPSQSSSSSTSDIFPSHWDQNALPNIGYKLVPLSTAANEYKTIEMLFKRTMSQSKINSIQRIQNRSLWEVFQWQKEHMMRRKGGNEVSQLQLFHGSTESLIDAICEHNFDLRICGGHGISYGKGSYFDTDASCADGYYSSSTSRNKFMFVARVLVGDYTVGNSSFIGPPPKGDGSTYYDSCVDSVLDPSIHVVFDKQQIYPEYLINYS; translated from the exons GCGACGTAGCTTTTTAGACAAGGGGACGATAGCTATTCAAGAAGGCAGCGAGGCGGCCCTTCCTGGTAAAACAATCAAACCGGATAGTTTAATTGTAGCTAAAACTAGTCTGCGGCTCTGTCAAATAAAAGGGTGTCAACGCTGCGACAAGTTACACCTGTGCAGGTACTTTATTTGTGGAGGCTGCACCTTTGG AGAGAGGTGTAAAAATGCTCATAGTCTGAATTCCCTGCACAACGCAGAGGTGTTGAGCAGATATGACCTTCAGTATTTCACGGAGAAGGAGCTGTTCCAGCTCTTACTGCAGAATGATCCTTACATTCTTCCTGAG ATTTGCATGCATTACAACAAAGGGGATGGTTTGCACGGCTTATGCAAGTTCAAAACCATCTGCACCAAACTCCATGTTTGCCAGCACTATCTCCAGGGCAACTGTAGTTTTGGATCTTCCTGTAAGAGAACTCATCATTTTGATGGCCAAGGAATGAAGATCTTCCAAGGATTCAGTCAAGAAAATATTGAAAACCTTTCCAAGAGCTACAGAAATAAACTCATCATCATGGCACAACAGGAGACACAAGCCACTTGCGAGGCTG GCCCCCCCACTCAGGTGTTTTCCTGCCGGAACCCTGGACTGCTCAAGGGCGATGCTGACAGGAATGAAATCTGCCTCTACTTCATTCGCAAAAGTTGCGGCTACAGAG AGAAGTGTGCTTTCGTACACTGGTACCTGCCTTACAGATGGCAGGTTTTAAGCCCTGATTCCGTGACCTGGATAGACCTGCCAAATATGGAGGACATTGAGATGGCTTACTGTGACCCACAGCAGGATGTTCAAAG ctcagcctCCACTGTGCCATCGGTTAACTTCATTACAATGACACATGGAGCGCTTCCAGTCCGGCGTCTGTCAACTCCCTCTTCTGCCGTAAAGCCTGACCACTTAATTTTTACAACAAAGTGGCGTTGGTACTGGAAAGGCGACAGTGGTGCATGGCTGATTTTTGCACAG ACTACCGATGACCCGTCGGCCTTGGTCACCTCTGAAATTCTGGAGAACATGTACTTGACAGACAGAAATGCTGAGTTTAATGTCGGTACCGGCGACCAGCAGCACATTTTCCACTTCACGGATGCGCCGGGAGCCCAGATGTATCAATGGAATGTGAAGAGCAATACAAAGAGAGAGATTAGGAGGAGGCCATGCTTCGTGTCTGCTCCACATGTGGAGTCGATGCTTAAGAG TACGCCATCACAgagttccagctcctccacatCTGACATTTTCCCATCCCACTGGGACCAGAATGCTCTCCCAAATATTGGATACAAG CTTGTGCCTCTCTCTACAGCTGCAAATGAGTACAAAACGATTGAGATGTTGTTCAAACGCACGATGTCCCAGAGTAAAATTAACAGCATCCAGAGGATCCAGAACCGCTCTCTGTGGGAAGTCTTTCAGTG GCAGAAAGAACatatgatgaggagaaagggggGGAATGAAGTCAGTCAGTTGCAGTTGTTCCACGGGTCGACCGAGTCTCTGATCGATGCCATCTGCGAGCACAACTTTGACTTGAGGATCTGCGGTGGTCACGGAATATCATATGGCAAAG GGAGCTACTTTGACACAGATGCATCTTGTGCTGACGGATATTACAGCAGTAGCACGAGTCGGAACAAGTTCATGTTTGTTGCTCGGGTCCTGGTGGGAGACTACACTGTGGGAAACAGCAGCTTCATCGGGCCCCCGCCCAAAGGAGATGGCAGCACCTACTATGACAGCTGTGTTGACTCTGTGTTGGACCCCAGCATCCATGTTGTGTTTGATAAACAGCAGATTTATCCAGAGTATCTCATCAACTACTCATAA